In the Candidatus Omnitrophota bacterium genome, one interval contains:
- the grpE gene encoding nucleotide exchange factor GrpE — protein sequence MTKKNKKQTSKEEALEKIQKECDELRDRYLRLQAEFDNYRKRSLKERGDFVKFANEGLIVELLGILDNFERGIKAADLKKDFDLLHQGVDMISKQLHGLLESKGLKRIKALGEKFDPHQHEAMQVVETEGVEQDMVIEEMQPGYLLNGRIVRPAKVKVAKAKEEKKEDAEEDIIEDQTEEVIEEDFNKGG from the coding sequence ATGACCAAGAAAAATAAAAAACAGACTTCAAAGGAAGAAGCGTTAGAGAAAATTCAAAAAGAGTGTGATGAGCTTCGCGATAGATACTTAAGGCTTCAGGCGGAGTTTGATAATTATCGTAAACGTTCATTGAAAGAAAGGGGTGATTTTGTTAAGTTTGCTAACGAAGGTTTAATTGTTGAGCTGTTAGGCATTCTTGATAACTTCGAGCGTGGCATAAAAGCAGCAGACCTAAAGAAGGATTTTGACCTTTTACATCAGGGTGTGGACATGATTTCAAAACAGCTGCACGGATTGCTAGAGAGCAAGGGTCTAAAGCGAATAAAAGCACTGGGTGAGAAGTTTGATCCACATCAACATGAAGCAATGCAGGTAGTTGAGACTGAAGGTGTCGAGCAGGACATGGTGATTGAGGAGATGCAACCGGGCTATTTGCTGAATGGGCGTATAGTCAGGCCAGCCAAGGTTAAAGTTGCTAAGGCAAAGGAAGAAAAAAAGGAAGACGCAGAGGAAGATATAATAGAAGATCAAACAGAAGAAGTGATAGAGGAAGATTTTAACAAGGGAGGTTAA